One genomic segment of Pseudorca crassidens isolate mPseCra1 chromosome X, mPseCra1.hap1, whole genome shotgun sequence includes these proteins:
- the C1GALT1C1 gene encoding C1GALT1-specific chaperone 1, whose product MLSESSSFLKGVMLGSIFCALITMLGHIRIGHGNRMHHHEHHHLQAPNKEDILKISEDERMELSKSFRVYCIILVKPKDVSLWAAVKETWTKHCDKAEFFSSENVKVFESINVETNDMWLMMRKAYKYAFDKYRDQYNWFFLARPTTFAIIENLKYFLLKKDPSQPFYLGHTIKSGDLEYVSMEGGIVLSVESMKRLNSLLSIPEKCPEQGGMIWKISEDKQLAVCLKYAGVFAENAEDAEGKDVFNTKSVGLFIKEAMTNHPNQVVEGCCSDMAVTFNGLTPNQMHVMMYGVYRLRAFGHIFNDALVFLPPNGSDND is encoded by the coding sequence ATGCTTTCTGAAAGCAGTTCATTTTTGAAGGGTGTAATGCTTGGAAGCATTTTCTGTGCCTTGATCACTATGCTAGGACACATTAGGATTGgtcatggaaatagaatgcacCACCATGAGCATCATCACCTACAAGCTCCTAATAAAGAAGATATCTTGAAAATTTCAGAGGATGAACGCATGGAGCTCAGTAAGAGCTTTCGAGTATACTGTATCATCCTTGTCAAACCCAAAGATGTGAGTCTCTGGGCTGCAGTGAAGGAGACTTGGACCAAACACTGTGACAAAGCAGAGTTCTTCAGTTCTGAAAATGTTAAAGTGTTTGAGTCAATTAACGTGGAAACAAATGACATGTGGTTAATGATGAGAAAAGCTTACAAATACGCCTTTGATAAATATAGAGACCAATACAACTGGTTCTTCCTTGCACGCCCCACTACATTTGCTATTATTGAAAACTTAAAGTACTTTTTGTTAAAAAAGGATCCATCACAACCTTTCTATCTAGGCCACACTATAAAATCTGGAGACCTCGAGTATGTGAGTATGGAAGGAGGAATTGTCTTAAGTGTAGAATCAATGAAAAGACTTAACAGCCTTCTCAGTATTCCTGAAAAGTGTCCTGAACAGGGAGGGATGATTTGGAAGATATCTGAAGATAAGCAGCTAGCAGTCTGCCTGAAATACGCTGGAGTATTTGCAGAAAATGCAGAAGATGCTGAAGGAAAAGATGTATTTAACACCAAGTCTGTTGGGCTTTTTATTAAAGAGGCAATGACTAATCACCCCAACCAGGTAGTAGAAGGATGTTGTTCAGATATGGCTGTTACTTTTAATGGACTGACGCCTAATCAGATGCATGTAATGATGTACGGGGTATACCGTCTTAGGGCATTTGGGCATATTTTCAATGATGCATTGGTTTTCCTACCTCCAAATGGTTCTGATAATGACTGA